In Brienomyrus brachyistius isolate T26 unplaced genomic scaffold, BBRACH_0.4 scaffold44, whole genome shotgun sequence, the following are encoded in one genomic region:
- the aff3 gene encoding AF4/FMR2 family member 3 isoform X19 produces MIRIGSKLLSVCLMVRFAAEEMTHSWPLPFSSLQSSGGRESHSHIPYSSQPKHHGSLHRHSHAAGTDSHARMTVPLTAPHKSMLEDDLRLSSDEDEGATQSTSGLTHGRRHRHQNSQHSHAQRCSSGKRLRHSSSSSSSSSSASDSSSLRSHTPSPERHSKPGTPPEDAGLSGSVEELSSNKWQLDKWLKRAGQASSDGEGDAHSGSDSDGGRTPAGFWGREPSPGLRGEQTPIPSPGLYYSSQPSPQLIISPSSSPSPSPRSPSPPSDAPLSPYSCRSPASVHSPTPPAKPRRPCIPKSKPRVQPWDAPAADAEPPRRRSPCQNSSPRHRPRPSSKPARSPSPTPRAKHRPSAAPSAGARRDSASSQRKGHEVDGRAKVQPSERRLDRRRTEGEAGTLRLCWAQDTEEEERTKEGTGLEKEQRRRKPQGGEPQSVQPRQRPHTNSQRRQEETLPGSPGQHSRKKRRKEEELQPDSRPTRSPSPSPTPVIPPTDSSSSSSCSAPSDSDSEPLSPPPVTKIPADSTSNKRQVLRRPQGRTGRAVEAQPAVVKPSWQPTGAQAGDSGRNRYTLVPFGLGDPPSGPRSLLVRIDLTLLLRVPQTSCLPRGRSSSSSSSSSSRKAHNNSAMRHLHPPENDPQDHKKKRKSDNPHQDNKKNHAHTDPRSAKGMSTKESINGHEGALRGDEHKPASPTADVSDPRKIGEPGKQAGQRKRECGAEQHYQEKADKGGDARTQSTQLQVPRTHPQVKVESPRLPSGPKPVYEIWGVPPNQALPPDGAIIHHDTLHHAEYYMHEAKRIKHRADAMVDKFGKAVNYVDAALSFMECGKAMEEGPLEAKSPYTMYSETVELIRYAMRLKGHSGPGTRQEDKQLAVLCFRCLALLYWRMFRLKKDHALKYSKVLLDYFKSSPKPSHGPVSWNSCGKSSGAPLNPQVGLAATSPSSFISIPQRIHQMAANHLNITNSVLYSYEYWELADNLAKENKEFFSYLNTLRGPLTLHSSVQHIVQYTRQALQWIRISANLT; encoded by the exons ATGATCAGGATCGGAAGCAAACTTCTCAGCGTATGTCTGATGGTTCGTTTCGCGGCTGAG GAAATGACCCACTCCTGGCCCCTGCCTTTCTCCTCCCTGCAGTCCTCAGGTGGAAGGGAATCTCACAGCCATATCCCCTATAGCTCCCAG CCGAAACATCATGGGTCCCTACACAGGCACT CTCACGCAGCCGGGACAGACAGTCATGCCAGGATGACTGTCCCTTTGACAGCACCTCACAAGTC gaTGCTGGAGGATGACCTGAGGCTAAGCAGTGATGAAGATGAAGGCGCCACG CAGTCTACCTCTGGGCTGACTCATGGCAG ACGGCATCGGCACCAGAACTCCCAGCATTCCCACGCACAGCGCTGCTCGTCCGGCAAGAGACTGAGacactccagctcctccagctccagctcctccagcgcCTCAGACAGCAGCAGCCTGCGCTCGCACACCCCCAGCCCGGAAAGGCACTCCAAGCCGGGGACGCCCCCCGAGGATGCAGGCCTGAGCGGCAGCGTGGAGGAG CTGTCATCCAACAAGTGGCAGCTGGACAAGTGGCTGAAGAGGGCAGGACAGGCGTCGAGCGACGGGGAGGGGGACGCCCATTCAGGTTCAGACTCTGACGGTGGCCGGACTCCCGCAGGGTTCTGGGGCAGAGAGCCCAGCCCAGGGCTACGGGGGGAGCAGACCCCCATTCCCAGCCCCGGTCTGTACTACAGCAGCCAGCCGAGTCCCCAGCTGATCATCAGTCCCAGCAGCAGTCCTTCACCCAGTCCCAGGAGTCCCAGCCCTCCCAGTGACGCTCCGCTCAGCCCCTACTCATGCAGGAGTCCTGCCTCCGTTCACAGCCCCACACCCCCAGCTAAGCCAAGGCGCCCGTGCATTCCCAAAAGCAAACCCCGTGTCCAGCCGTGGGACGCTCCTGCTGCTGACGCGGAACCCCCACGCAGACGCAGCCCTTGCCAAAACTCCAGCCCCAGGCATCGCCCTCGGCCTAGCTCCAAGCCCGCACGTAGCCCCAGCCCCACACCAAGAGCCAAACACCGACCCTCTGCCGCTCCCAGCGCGGGGGCCCGTCGAGACAGTGCCTCATCACAGCGGAAGGGGCATGAGGTGGATGGGCGGGCCAAGGTGCAGCCCTCTGAGAGGCGGCTGGACAGGAGGCGGACGGAGGGAGAGGCTGGAACCCTGAGGCTCTGCTGGGCCCAGGACACTGAGGAAGAGGAAAGGACGAAGGAAGGGACGGGGCTAGAGAAGGAGCAGCGAAGACGGAAGCCTCAGGGAGGCGAGCCCCAGTCCGTGCAGCCAAGACAGAGGCCCCACACGAACAGCCAGAGGCGGCAGGAGGAGACTTTACCAGGAAGCCCTGGACAGCATAGCAGGAAAAAGAGGAGAAAGGAAGAGGAGCTGCAACCAGACTCCAGGCCCACCCGCTCACCATCCCCCTCCCCTACTCCCGTTATCCCGCCAACAgactcttcttcctcctcctcatgtTCAGCACCCTCAGATTCAGACTCAGAGCCCCTCTCCCCACCCCCAGTCACCAAGATCCCAGCAGACTCAACCTCCAATAAGCGACAGGTCCTGAGGAGGCCACAGGGCAGGACTGGGAGGGCTGTGGAGGCCCAGCCAGCGGTAGTCAAACCCAGCTGGCAGCCCACTGGGGCCCAGGCAGGTGACTCGGGCCGGAACCGCTACACCTTGGTGCCATTCGGCCTCGGCGATCCGCCAAGCGGACCACGCTCACTCCTGGTGCGGATAGACCTGACTCTCCTACTCAGAGTGCCCCAGACCTCCTGCCTCCCTCGAGGTCGctcctcatcttcctcatcgTCCTCCTCCTCACGAAAGGCCCACAACAATAGCGCCATGAGGCATCTTCATCCCCCTGAAAATGACCCACAGGACCACAAGAAGAAACGAAAA TCTGATAATCCTCACCAGGACAATAAGAAGAACCATGCGCATACTGATCCCAGGTCAGCCAAAGGAATGTCCACCAAGGAGTCCATCAACGG GCACGAAGGAGCTCTCCGCGGTGATGAGCACAAGCCGGCGTCCCCTACGGCAGACGTCTCGGACCCCCGCAAGATAGGCGAGccgggcaagcaggcaggccAGCGGAAGAGGGAGTGTGGCGCTGAGCAGCATTACCAAGAGAAGGCCGACAAGGGAGGAGACGCGAGGACGCAGAGCACacagctccag GTGCCCAGAACACACCCTCAGGTGAAGGTGGAGTCACCACGTCTTCCCAGTGGTCCCAAGCCAGTATATGAGATTTGGGGAGTCCCCCCAAACCAAGCCCTGCCACCAGATGGTGCTATAATCCACCATGACAC GCTGCACCACGCTGAGTACTACATGCACGAAGCCAAGAGGATCAAGCATCGTGCTGACGCCATG GTGGACAAGTTTGGCAAGGCAGTGAACTACGTGGATGCGGCGCTCTCCTTCATGGAGTGTGGCAAGGCCATGGAGGAGGGCCCCCTGGAGGCCAAATCTCCATACACCATGTACTCAGAAACCGTGGAGCTCATCAG ATACGCCATGAGGCTGAAGGGACATTCTGGTCCGGGGACCCGGCAGGAAGATAAGCAGCTGGCAGTGCTGTG TTTCCGCTGCCTTGCTCTTCTGTACTGGCGGATGTTCAGGTTGAAGAAGGACCACGCTCTCAAATACTCCAAAGTCCTGCTGGACTACTTTAAG AGCTCCCCCAAACCTTCCCATGGTCCAGTATCATGGAACTCCTGTGGAAA GAGTTCAGGAGCGCCACTGAACCCCCAGGTAGGCCTGGCCGCCACCTCCCCCTCGTCCTTCATCAGCATTCCCCAGCGCATCCACCAGATGGCAGCAAACCACCTCAACATCACCAACAGCGTGCTGTACAGCTACGAGTACTGGGAGCTGGCCGACAACCTGGCCAAGGAGAACAAAG AGTTTTTCAGCTACCTGAACACACTGAGGGGACCTCTCACCTTGCACAGCAGTGTCCAACACATCGTGCAGTATACACGCCAGGCGTTGCAGTGGATCCGGATCAGTGCCAACTTGACTTAA
- the aff3 gene encoding AF4/FMR2 family member 3 isoform X13: protein MCGRVALGECELDSVRVALGELDSVRVALGECELDSVRVALGECELDSVRVALGECELDSVRVALGELDSVRVALGECELDSVKEALGELDSVRVALGELDSVRVALGECELDSVRVALGECELDSVRVALGECELDSVKEALGELDSVRVALGECELDSVKVALGESELDSVRVALGECELDSVRVALGECELDSVRVALGECELDSVKEALGELDSVRVALGELHSVKEALGELDSVRVALGELDSVRVALGECELDSVRVALGECELDSVRVALGELDSVRVALGVCVCVCVCVLRGVAETPSILALTDRRHRHQNSQHSHAQRCSSGKRLRHSSSSSSSSSSASDSSSLRSHTPSPERHSKPGTPPEDAGLSGSVEELSSNKWQLDKWLKRAGQASSDGEGDAHSGSDSDGGRTPAGFWGREPSPGLRGEQTPIPSPGLYYSSQPSPQLIISPSSSPSPSPRSPSPPSDAPLSPYSCRSPASVHSPTPPAKPRRPCIPKSKPRVQPWDAPAADAEPPRRRSPCQNSSPRHRPRPSSKPARSPSPTPRAKHRPSAAPSAGARRDSASSQRKGHEVDGRAKVQPSERRLDRRRTEGEAGTLRLCWAQDTEEEERTKEGTGLEKEQRRRKPQGGEPQSVQPRQRPHTNSQRRQEETLPGSPGQHSRKKRRKEEELQPDSRPTRSPSPSPTPVIPPTDSSSSSSCSAPSDSDSEPLSPPPVTKIPADSTSNKRQVLRRPQGRTGRAVEAQPAVVKPSWQPTGAQAGDSGRNRYTLVPFGLGDPPSGPRSLLVRIDLTLLLRVPQTSCLPRGRSSSSSSSSSSRKAHNNSAMRHLHPPENDPQDHKKKRKSDNPHQDNKKNHAHTDPRSAKGMSTKESINGHEGALRGDEHKPASPTADVSDPRKIGEPGKQAGQRKRECGAEQHYQEKADKGGDARTQSTQLQVPRTHPQVKVESPRLPSGPKPVYEIWGVPPNQALPPDGAIIHHDTLHHAEYYMHEAKRIKHRADAMVDKFGKAVNYVDAALSFMECGKAMEEGPLEAKSPYTMYSETVELIRYAMRLKGHSGPGTRQEDKQLAVLCFRCLALLYWRMFRLKKDHALKYSKVLLDYFKSSPKPSHGPVSWNSCGKSSGAPLNPQVGLAATSPSSFISIPQRIHQMAANHLNITNSVLYSYEYWELADNLAKENKEFFSYLNTLRGPLTLHSSVQHIVQYTRQALQWIRISANLT from the exons atgtgtGGAAGGGTAGCACTGGGTGAGTGTGAGCTGGACAGTGTGAGGGTAGCACTGGGTGAGTTGGACAGTGTGAGGGTAGCACTGGGTGAGTGTGAGCTGGACAGTGTGAGGGTAGCACTGGGTGAGTGTGAGCTGGACAGTGTGAGGGTAGCACTGGGTGAGTGTGAGCTGGACAGTGTGAGGGTAGCACTGGGTGAGTTGGACAGTGTGAGGGTAGCACTGGGTGAGTGTGAGCTGGACAGTGTGAAG GAAGCACTGGGTGAGTTGGACAGTGTGAGGGTAGCACTGGGTGAGTTGGACAGTGTGAGGGTAGCACTGGGTGAGTGTGAGCTGGACAGTGTGAGGGTAGCACTGGGTGAGTGTGAGCTGGACAGTGTGAGGGTAGCACTGGGTGAGTGTGAGTTGGACAGTGTGAAGGAAGCACTGGGTGAGTTGGACAGTGTGAGGGTAGCACTGGGTGAGTGTGAGCTGGACAGTGTGAAGGTAGCACTGGGTGAGAGTGAGCTGGACAGTGTGAGGGTAGCACTGGGTGAGTGTGAGCTGGACAGTGTGAGGGTAGCACTGGGTGAGTGTGAGCTGGACAGTGTGAGGGTAGCACTGGGTGAGTGTGAGTTGGACAGTGTGAAGGAAGCACTGGGTGAGTTGGACAGTGTGAGGGTAGCACTGGGTGAGTTGCACAGTGTGAAGGAAGCACTGGGTGAGTTGGACAGTGTGAGGGTAGCACTGGGTGAGTTGGACAGTGTGAGGGTAGCACTGGGTGAGTGTGAGCTGGACAGTGTGAGGGTAGCACTGGGTGAGTGTGAGCTGGACAGTGTGAGGGTAGCACTGGGTGAGTTGGACAGTGTGAGGGTAgcactgggtgtgtgtgtgtgtgtgtgtgtgtgtgtgttacgtgGGGTGGCTGAGACACCCTCTATCCTGGCTCTGACTGACAGACGGCATCGGCACCAGAACTCCCAGCATTCCCACGCACAGCGCTGCTCGTCCGGCAAGAGACTGAGacactccagctcctccagctccagctcctccagcgcCTCAGACAGCAGCAGCCTGCGCTCGCACACCCCCAGCCCGGAAAGGCACTCCAAGCCGGGGACGCCCCCCGAGGATGCAGGCCTGAGCGGCAGCGTGGAGGAG CTGTCATCCAACAAGTGGCAGCTGGACAAGTGGCTGAAGAGGGCAGGACAGGCGTCGAGCGACGGGGAGGGGGACGCCCATTCAGGTTCAGACTCTGACGGTGGCCGGACTCCCGCAGGGTTCTGGGGCAGAGAGCCCAGCCCAGGGCTACGGGGGGAGCAGACCCCCATTCCCAGCCCCGGTCTGTACTACAGCAGCCAGCCGAGTCCCCAGCTGATCATCAGTCCCAGCAGCAGTCCTTCACCCAGTCCCAGGAGTCCCAGCCCTCCCAGTGACGCTCCGCTCAGCCCCTACTCATGCAGGAGTCCTGCCTCCGTTCACAGCCCCACACCCCCAGCTAAGCCAAGGCGCCCGTGCATTCCCAAAAGCAAACCCCGTGTCCAGCCGTGGGACGCTCCTGCTGCTGACGCGGAACCCCCACGCAGACGCAGCCCTTGCCAAAACTCCAGCCCCAGGCATCGCCCTCGGCCTAGCTCCAAGCCCGCACGTAGCCCCAGCCCCACACCAAGAGCCAAACACCGACCCTCTGCCGCTCCCAGCGCGGGGGCCCGTCGAGACAGTGCCTCATCACAGCGGAAGGGGCATGAGGTGGATGGGCGGGCCAAGGTGCAGCCCTCTGAGAGGCGGCTGGACAGGAGGCGGACGGAGGGAGAGGCTGGAACCCTGAGGCTCTGCTGGGCCCAGGACACTGAGGAAGAGGAAAGGACGAAGGAAGGGACGGGGCTAGAGAAGGAGCAGCGAAGACGGAAGCCTCAGGGAGGCGAGCCCCAGTCCGTGCAGCCAAGACAGAGGCCCCACACGAACAGCCAGAGGCGGCAGGAGGAGACTTTACCAGGAAGCCCTGGACAGCATAGCAGGAAAAAGAGGAGAAAGGAAGAGGAGCTGCAACCAGACTCCAGGCCCACCCGCTCACCATCCCCCTCCCCTACTCCCGTTATCCCGCCAACAgactcttcttcctcctcctcatgtTCAGCACCCTCAGATTCAGACTCAGAGCCCCTCTCCCCACCCCCAGTCACCAAGATCCCAGCAGACTCAACCTCCAATAAGCGACAGGTCCTGAGGAGGCCACAGGGCAGGACTGGGAGGGCTGTGGAGGCCCAGCCAGCGGTAGTCAAACCCAGCTGGCAGCCCACTGGGGCCCAGGCAGGTGACTCGGGCCGGAACCGCTACACCTTGGTGCCATTCGGCCTCGGCGATCCGCCAAGCGGACCACGCTCACTCCTGGTGCGGATAGACCTGACTCTCCTACTCAGAGTGCCCCAGACCTCCTGCCTCCCTCGAGGTCGctcctcatcttcctcatcgTCCTCCTCCTCACGAAAGGCCCACAACAATAGCGCCATGAGGCATCTTCATCCCCCTGAAAATGACCCACAGGACCACAAGAAGAAACGAAAA TCTGATAATCCTCACCAGGACAATAAGAAGAACCATGCGCATACTGATCCCAGGTCAGCCAAAGGAATGTCCACCAAGGAGTCCATCAACGG GCACGAAGGAGCTCTCCGCGGTGATGAGCACAAGCCGGCGTCCCCTACGGCAGACGTCTCGGACCCCCGCAAGATAGGCGAGccgggcaagcaggcaggccAGCGGAAGAGGGAGTGTGGCGCTGAGCAGCATTACCAAGAGAAGGCCGACAAGGGAGGAGACGCGAGGACGCAGAGCACacagctccag GTGCCCAGAACACACCCTCAGGTGAAGGTGGAGTCACCACGTCTTCCCAGTGGTCCCAAGCCAGTATATGAGATTTGGGGAGTCCCCCCAAACCAAGCCCTGCCACCAGATGGTGCTATAATCCACCATGACAC GCTGCACCACGCTGAGTACTACATGCACGAAGCCAAGAGGATCAAGCATCGTGCTGACGCCATG GTGGACAAGTTTGGCAAGGCAGTGAACTACGTGGATGCGGCGCTCTCCTTCATGGAGTGTGGCAAGGCCATGGAGGAGGGCCCCCTGGAGGCCAAATCTCCATACACCATGTACTCAGAAACCGTGGAGCTCATCAG ATACGCCATGAGGCTGAAGGGACATTCTGGTCCGGGGACCCGGCAGGAAGATAAGCAGCTGGCAGTGCTGTG TTTCCGCTGCCTTGCTCTTCTGTACTGGCGGATGTTCAGGTTGAAGAAGGACCACGCTCTCAAATACTCCAAAGTCCTGCTGGACTACTTTAAG AGCTCCCCCAAACCTTCCCATGGTCCAGTATCATGGAACTCCTGTGGAAA GAGTTCAGGAGCGCCACTGAACCCCCAGGTAGGCCTGGCCGCCACCTCCCCCTCGTCCTTCATCAGCATTCCCCAGCGCATCCACCAGATGGCAGCAAACCACCTCAACATCACCAACAGCGTGCTGTACAGCTACGAGTACTGGGAGCTGGCCGACAACCTGGCCAAGGAGAACAAAG AGTTTTTCAGCTACCTGAACACACTGAGGGGACCTCTCACCTTGCACAGCAGTGTCCAACACATCGTGCAGTATACACGCCAGGCGTTGCAGTGGATCCGGATCAGTGCCAACTTGACTTAA
- the aff3 gene encoding AF4/FMR2 family member 3 isoform X16, which yields MCGRVALGECELDSVRVALGELDSVRVALGECELDSVRVALGECELDSVRVALGECELDSVRVALGELDSVRVALGECELDSVKEALGELDSVRVALGECELDSVKVALGESELDSVRVALGECELDSVRVALGECELDSVRVALGECELDSVKEALGELDSVRVALGELHSVKEALGELDSVRVALGELDSVRVALGECELDSVRVALGECELDSVRVALGELDSVRVALGVCVCVCVCVLRGVAETPSILALTDRRHRHQNSQHSHAQRCSSGKRLRHSSSSSSSSSSASDSSSLRSHTPSPERHSKPGTPPEDAGLSGSVEELSSNKWQLDKWLKRAGQASSDGEGDAHSGSDSDGGRTPAGFWGREPSPGLRGEQTPIPSPGLYYSSQPSPQLIISPSSSPSPSPRSPSPPSDAPLSPYSCRSPASVHSPTPPAKPRRPCIPKSKPRVQPWDAPAADAEPPRRRSPCQNSSPRHRPRPSSKPARSPSPTPRAKHRPSAAPSAGARRDSASSQRKGHEVDGRAKVQPSERRLDRRRTEGEAGTLRLCWAQDTEEEERTKEGTGLEKEQRRRKPQGGEPQSVQPRQRPHTNSQRRQEETLPGSPGQHSRKKRRKEEELQPDSRPTRSPSPSPTPVIPPTDSSSSSSCSAPSDSDSEPLSPPPVTKIPADSTSNKRQVLRRPQGRTGRAVEAQPAVVKPSWQPTGAQAGDSGRNRYTLVPFGLGDPPSGPRSLLVRIDLTLLLRVPQTSCLPRGRSSSSSSSSSSRKAHNNSAMRHLHPPENDPQDHKKKRKSDNPHQDNKKNHAHTDPRSAKGMSTKESINGHEGALRGDEHKPASPTADVSDPRKIGEPGKQAGQRKRECGAEQHYQEKADKGGDARTQSTQLQVPRTHPQVKVESPRLPSGPKPVYEIWGVPPNQALPPDGAIIHHDTLHHAEYYMHEAKRIKHRADAMVDKFGKAVNYVDAALSFMECGKAMEEGPLEAKSPYTMYSETVELIRYAMRLKGHSGPGTRQEDKQLAVLCFRCLALLYWRMFRLKKDHALKYSKVLLDYFKSSPKPSHGPVSWNSCGKSSGAPLNPQVGLAATSPSSFISIPQRIHQMAANHLNITNSVLYSYEYWELADNLAKENKEFFSYLNTLRGPLTLHSSVQHIVQYTRQALQWIRISANLT from the exons atgtgtGGAAGGGTAGCACTGGGTGAGTGTGAGCTGGACAGTGTGAGGGTAGCACTGGGTGAGTTGGACAGTGTGAGGGTAGCACTGGGTGAGTGTGAGCTGGACAGTGTGAGGGTAGCACTGGGTGAGTGTGAGCTGGACAGTGTGAGGGTAGCACTGGGTGAGTGTGAGCTGGACAGTGTGAGGGTAGCACTGGGTGAGTTGGACAGTGTGAGGGTAGCACTGGGTGAGTGTGAGCTGGACAGTGTGAAG GAAGCACTGGGTGAGTTGGACAGTGTGAGGGTAGCACTGGGTGAGTGTGAGCTGGACAGTGTGAAGGTAGCACTGGGTGAGAGTGAGCTGGACAGTGTGAGGGTAGCACTGGGTGAGTGTGAGCTGGACAGTGTGAGGGTAGCACTGGGTGAGTGTGAGCTGGACAGTGTGAGGGTAGCACTGGGTGAGTGTGAGTTGGACAGTGTGAAGGAAGCACTGGGTGAGTTGGACAGTGTGAGGGTAGCACTGGGTGAGTTGCACAGTGTGAAGGAAGCACTGGGTGAGTTGGACAGTGTGAGGGTAGCACTGGGTGAGTTGGACAGTGTGAGGGTAGCACTGGGTGAGTGTGAGCTGGACAGTGTGAGGGTAGCACTGGGTGAGTGTGAGCTGGACAGTGTGAGGGTAGCACTGGGTGAGTTGGACAGTGTGAGGGTAgcactgggtgtgtgtgtgtgtgtgtgtgtgtgtgtgttacgtgGGGTGGCTGAGACACCCTCTATCCTGGCTCTGACTGACAGACGGCATCGGCACCAGAACTCCCAGCATTCCCACGCACAGCGCTGCTCGTCCGGCAAGAGACTGAGacactccagctcctccagctccagctcctccagcgcCTCAGACAGCAGCAGCCTGCGCTCGCACACCCCCAGCCCGGAAAGGCACTCCAAGCCGGGGACGCCCCCCGAGGATGCAGGCCTGAGCGGCAGCGTGGAGGAG CTGTCATCCAACAAGTGGCAGCTGGACAAGTGGCTGAAGAGGGCAGGACAGGCGTCGAGCGACGGGGAGGGGGACGCCCATTCAGGTTCAGACTCTGACGGTGGCCGGACTCCCGCAGGGTTCTGGGGCAGAGAGCCCAGCCCAGGGCTACGGGGGGAGCAGACCCCCATTCCCAGCCCCGGTCTGTACTACAGCAGCCAGCCGAGTCCCCAGCTGATCATCAGTCCCAGCAGCAGTCCTTCACCCAGTCCCAGGAGTCCCAGCCCTCCCAGTGACGCTCCGCTCAGCCCCTACTCATGCAGGAGTCCTGCCTCCGTTCACAGCCCCACACCCCCAGCTAAGCCAAGGCGCCCGTGCATTCCCAAAAGCAAACCCCGTGTCCAGCCGTGGGACGCTCCTGCTGCTGACGCGGAACCCCCACGCAGACGCAGCCCTTGCCAAAACTCCAGCCCCAGGCATCGCCCTCGGCCTAGCTCCAAGCCCGCACGTAGCCCCAGCCCCACACCAAGAGCCAAACACCGACCCTCTGCCGCTCCCAGCGCGGGGGCCCGTCGAGACAGTGCCTCATCACAGCGGAAGGGGCATGAGGTGGATGGGCGGGCCAAGGTGCAGCCCTCTGAGAGGCGGCTGGACAGGAGGCGGACGGAGGGAGAGGCTGGAACCCTGAGGCTCTGCTGGGCCCAGGACACTGAGGAAGAGGAAAGGACGAAGGAAGGGACGGGGCTAGAGAAGGAGCAGCGAAGACGGAAGCCTCAGGGAGGCGAGCCCCAGTCCGTGCAGCCAAGACAGAGGCCCCACACGAACAGCCAGAGGCGGCAGGAGGAGACTTTACCAGGAAGCCCTGGACAGCATAGCAGGAAAAAGAGGAGAAAGGAAGAGGAGCTGCAACCAGACTCCAGGCCCACCCGCTCACCATCCCCCTCCCCTACTCCCGTTATCCCGCCAACAgactcttcttcctcctcctcatgtTCAGCACCCTCAGATTCAGACTCAGAGCCCCTCTCCCCACCCCCAGTCACCAAGATCCCAGCAGACTCAACCTCCAATAAGCGACAGGTCCTGAGGAGGCCACAGGGCAGGACTGGGAGGGCTGTGGAGGCCCAGCCAGCGGTAGTCAAACCCAGCTGGCAGCCCACTGGGGCCCAGGCAGGTGACTCGGGCCGGAACCGCTACACCTTGGTGCCATTCGGCCTCGGCGATCCGCCAAGCGGACCACGCTCACTCCTGGTGCGGATAGACCTGACTCTCCTACTCAGAGTGCCCCAGACCTCCTGCCTCCCTCGAGGTCGctcctcatcttcctcatcgTCCTCCTCCTCACGAAAGGCCCACAACAATAGCGCCATGAGGCATCTTCATCCCCCTGAAAATGACCCACAGGACCACAAGAAGAAACGAAAA TCTGATAATCCTCACCAGGACAATAAGAAGAACCATGCGCATACTGATCCCAGGTCAGCCAAAGGAATGTCCACCAAGGAGTCCATCAACGG GCACGAAGGAGCTCTCCGCGGTGATGAGCACAAGCCGGCGTCCCCTACGGCAGACGTCTCGGACCCCCGCAAGATAGGCGAGccgggcaagcaggcaggccAGCGGAAGAGGGAGTGTGGCGCTGAGCAGCATTACCAAGAGAAGGCCGACAAGGGAGGAGACGCGAGGACGCAGAGCACacagctccag GTGCCCAGAACACACCCTCAGGTGAAGGTGGAGTCACCACGTCTTCCCAGTGGTCCCAAGCCAGTATATGAGATTTGGGGAGTCCCCCCAAACCAAGCCCTGCCACCAGATGGTGCTATAATCCACCATGACAC GCTGCACCACGCTGAGTACTACATGCACGAAGCCAAGAGGATCAAGCATCGTGCTGACGCCATG GTGGACAAGTTTGGCAAGGCAGTGAACTACGTGGATGCGGCGCTCTCCTTCATGGAGTGTGGCAAGGCCATGGAGGAGGGCCCCCTGGAGGCCAAATCTCCATACACCATGTACTCAGAAACCGTGGAGCTCATCAG ATACGCCATGAGGCTGAAGGGACATTCTGGTCCGGGGACCCGGCAGGAAGATAAGCAGCTGGCAGTGCTGTG TTTCCGCTGCCTTGCTCTTCTGTACTGGCGGATGTTCAGGTTGAAGAAGGACCACGCTCTCAAATACTCCAAAGTCCTGCTGGACTACTTTAAG AGCTCCCCCAAACCTTCCCATGGTCCAGTATCATGGAACTCCTGTGGAAA GAGTTCAGGAGCGCCACTGAACCCCCAGGTAGGCCTGGCCGCCACCTCCCCCTCGTCCTTCATCAGCATTCCCCAGCGCATCCACCAGATGGCAGCAAACCACCTCAACATCACCAACAGCGTGCTGTACAGCTACGAGTACTGGGAGCTGGCCGACAACCTGGCCAAGGAGAACAAAG AGTTTTTCAGCTACCTGAACACACTGAGGGGACCTCTCACCTTGCACAGCAGTGTCCAACACATCGTGCAGTATACACGCCAGGCGTTGCAGTGGATCCGGATCAGTGCCAACTTGACTTAA